The Parabacteroides sp. AD58 genome includes a window with the following:
- a CDS encoding Nif3-like dinuclear metal center hexameric protein, whose protein sequence is MIRIKDILKEIEAYAPLPLQEGFDNAGVQVGDVNQPARGALLCLDVTEEVIDEALELDCNLIISHHPLAFRTFKSLTGKTYIERCLMKACKYDLVVYAAHTNLDNAYGGVNFKLAEMIGLQNVRVLSSQKDALLKLVTFVPEAYADLLRTALFNAGAGHIGNYDSSSFNLHGEGTFRAGEGCNPFCGEIGELHTEPEVRIETVLPAFRKASVLRALLSVHPYEEPAYDFYPLANTWDQVGSGVVGELPEEEDELSFLQRIKDLFQVGCVKHSALTGRMIREVALCGGSGAFLINDAISYGADIFITGEAKYNDFYDVEDRILLAVIGHYESEVCTKDIFYSIISKKFPTFALHFSNVNSNPVKYL, encoded by the coding sequence ATGATAAGGATAAAAGATATTCTGAAAGAAATAGAAGCATACGCTCCGCTGCCTTTGCAGGAAGGCTTTGACAATGCTGGAGTGCAGGTGGGCGATGTCAATCAGCCTGCCCGAGGCGCGTTGTTGTGTCTGGACGTGACAGAAGAAGTCATCGATGAAGCTCTTGAACTGGACTGCAATCTGATTATTTCACATCATCCGTTGGCCTTCAGGACCTTCAAGTCGCTGACCGGAAAGACATATATCGAACGCTGCCTGATGAAGGCCTGCAAGTATGACTTGGTGGTTTATGCGGCCCATACGAATTTAGACAATGCCTATGGCGGCGTCAACTTCAAGCTGGCCGAGATGATCGGGCTGCAGAATGTACGTGTGCTCAGTTCGCAGAAAGATGCTTTGCTGAAACTGGTTACTTTCGTGCCGGAAGCCTATGCCGATTTGCTCCGGACAGCCTTGTTCAACGCCGGTGCCGGTCATATCGGGAATTACGATTCATCCAGTTTTAACCTGCATGGCGAAGGAACTTTCCGTGCCGGCGAAGGCTGCAATCCTTTCTGTGGAGAAATAGGAGAGCTGCATACCGAACCTGAAGTCCGCATCGAAACCGTTCTTCCTGCGTTTCGGAAGGCGAGTGTCCTACGGGCTCTCTTATCGGTTCATCCGTATGAAGAACCGGCTTATGATTTCTATCCGCTGGCTAATACATGGGATCAGGTTGGTTCCGGAGTGGTTGGAGAATTGCCGGAAGAAGAAGACGAACTGTCATTCTTGCAGCGGATCAAGGATTTGTTCCAGGTGGGCTGCGTTAAACACTCTGCTCTGACAGGAAGAATGATTCGAGAAGTGGCCTTGTGTGGTGGCAGTGGCGCTTTTCTGATAAACGACGCAATCAGCTACGGTGCGGATATTTTTATTACCGGCGAAGCCAAGTATAATGACTTCTATGATGTAGAAGACCGTATCTTGTTGGCTGTAATAGGACATTATGAGTCGGAAGTATGCACAAAAGATATCTTTTATTCGATAATATCGAAAAAATTTCCTACCTTTGCCCTACATTTTTCGAATGTTAATTCAAACCCAGTAAAATATTTATAG
- a CDS encoding zinc ribbon domain-containing protein: MATEKQSAEKEYTVEEKLSSLYQLQKIMTEIDKIRTLRGELPLEVQDLEDEIAGLETRLQNYQLDIKNYEASVSEQKHKITESNALIEKYKAQLDNVRNNREFDNLSKEVEFQGLEVEFAEKKIREFTEAISNKKNDIEKLKEDLEGRKGDLVQKKEELDQIIADTKQNEEDLRAKAKKLEAQIEPRLLTAFKRIRKGARNGLAVVYIQRDACGGCFNKIPPQKQLDIKLRKKIIVCEYCGRIMIDPELAGVDE; encoded by the coding sequence ATGGCTACAGAGAAACAATCAGCTGAAAAAGAATACACGGTGGAAGAAAAGCTCTCTTCGTTGTATCAGCTTCAGAAGATTATGACCGAAATTGATAAGATCAGAACTCTTCGTGGTGAATTGCCTTTGGAAGTGCAGGATTTGGAAGATGAGATCGCCGGACTGGAAACTCGTTTGCAGAATTATCAGTTGGATATCAAGAACTATGAAGCTTCCGTTAGCGAGCAGAAACATAAGATCACAGAATCCAACGCGTTGATAGAAAAATATAAAGCACAGTTGGACAACGTGCGTAACAACCGCGAATTTGATAACTTGTCGAAGGAAGTTGAATTCCAGGGCCTGGAAGTTGAATTTGCTGAAAAGAAAATCCGTGAATTTACAGAAGCAATTTCCAACAAGAAGAATGATATCGAAAAGCTGAAGGAAGATTTGGAAGGCCGTAAAGGTGATTTGGTTCAGAAGAAAGAAGAGCTTGATCAGATTATTGCTGATACGAAGCAGAACGAAGAAGATCTGCGCGCTAAAGCCAAGAAACTGGAAGCTCAGATTGAGCCTCGTTTGCTGACTGCCTTCAAGCGTATCCGCAAAGGTGCCCGCAATGGTCTGGCTGTTGTGTATATTCAGCGTGATGCCTGCGGTGGTTGCTTCAATAAGATCCCGCCTCAGAAACAGTTGGATATCAAATTACGCAAGAAAATCATTGTTTGTGAGTACTGCGGTCGAATCATGATTGATCCGGAACTGGCTGGTGTTGACGAATAA
- the tilS gene encoding tRNA lysidine(34) synthetase TilS: MLHQVREYIDKHQLLSASDKVLVGLSGGADSVALLSVLVKLGYTCIALHCNFHLRGEESMRDEAFARAFAEQLHVPFYKTDFETELYAGEHHLSIEMAARELRYAWFEEMRQHLNAQAVAVAHHRDDSIETLIMNLLRGSGIRGLVGIRPRNQYVVRPLLGVSRKEILGWLEDQHYEYVTDSTNLSDAYTRNFIRLRVLPLLEELNPSVRQTLSRTAEHLSAAETIYLSVLEKARQELWVKEKLSIKKLMQYPAPETILYELLQPFGFSRQVAGDVFRSLPGESGKVFYAKSYRLVKDREYLILSDRKEDQAVSYTFPLQTGRWEEPFPFSFEVVRNDSDFTLQVSSDIAYFDADKLEPELQLRCWRQGDWFIPFGMKGRKKVSDYFSDHKFTLEQKENAWLLCSGSSVIWLVGERSDNRYRISSATKWVLIVKKFI, encoded by the coding sequence ATGCTGCATCAGGTTCGTGAATACATAGACAAACATCAGCTGTTGTCGGCTTCAGATAAGGTCTTGGTCGGACTGAGCGGAGGCGCTGATTCGGTTGCCTTATTGTCCGTCTTGGTAAAGTTAGGTTATACATGCATTGCCCTGCATTGTAATTTCCATCTGCGGGGAGAAGAATCCATGCGTGATGAAGCGTTTGCCCGGGCTTTTGCCGAGCAGCTGCACGTCCCTTTTTACAAGACCGACTTTGAGACTGAGTTATATGCCGGTGAACATCATCTTTCTATCGAGATGGCAGCACGTGAACTGCGTTATGCATGGTTTGAAGAAATGAGACAGCATTTGAATGCTCAGGCTGTTGCCGTAGCGCATCACCGGGATGACAGCATAGAAACCTTGATTATGAACTTGTTGAGAGGCAGTGGCATACGAGGACTAGTTGGCATCCGGCCAAGAAATCAATATGTGGTTCGTCCGTTGTTGGGTGTTTCCCGAAAAGAGATTCTGGGCTGGCTGGAGGACCAGCATTATGAATATGTAACCGACAGCACGAATTTGTCGGACGCCTATACACGAAACTTTATCCGTCTTCGTGTTCTTCCTTTGCTGGAAGAGCTGAATCCGTCCGTGCGCCAGACGTTATCACGTACAGCCGAACATTTGTCGGCGGCCGAGACTATTTATCTGTCTGTCTTGGAGAAGGCCCGTCAGGAACTTTGGGTAAAGGAAAAGTTATCCATCAAAAAGCTGATGCAATATCCGGCGCCCGAAACGATACTTTATGAATTACTTCAGCCTTTTGGATTTTCCCGCCAGGTTGCCGGAGACGTGTTTCGTTCGTTGCCAGGAGAATCCGGAAAAGTCTTTTATGCAAAATCATATCGTTTGGTGAAGGATCGGGAATATCTGATATTGTCTGACAGGAAAGAAGATCAGGCTGTATCGTATACGTTTCCTCTTCAGACAGGCCGTTGGGAAGAACCTTTTCCTTTCAGCTTTGAGGTTGTGCGGAATGATTCAGATTTTACCCTGCAAGTTTCGTCAGATATCGCTTATTTTGATGCAGACAAACTGGAACCGGAACTGCAATTACGCTGTTGGAGACAAGGCGATTGGTTCATTCCCTTTGGAATGAAAGGCAGGAAAAAAGTGAGTGATTATTTTTCTGATCACAAGTTTACGCTGGAACAAAAAGAGAATGCCTGGTTACTTTGCAGTGGATCATCGGTGATTTGGCTGGTTGGCGAACGGTCAGATAACCGATATCGGATATCTTCCGCTACAAAATGGGTATTAATTGTGAAAAAATTTATCTAA